The Henckelia pumila isolate YLH828 unplaced genomic scaffold, ASM3356847v2 CTG_80:::fragment_2:::debris, whole genome shotgun sequence nucleotide sequence AGGTTAAAGAAAACGAATAaatcataatattaattaattatcattgatttcttttttatatgcaaaaataataaacacaCGTAATGTGCCTCAGTCAGCTCGTAGACTGCATAGATGATTTGACCTGACCATTAGGCGAACAAATGACATTTAACTAATTTTCTTTGTGTTATTTGAGCTCCTCGAATCGTATTCGTTCCTTCTTTTCTCTTAGTAAAATATTGCATTCGAAAATATCGAATGGTACAAAATTCATACACTACCGATCCAAGAAATAGAAAAAGATTAGTTACATTATTTCCTCATAAGGAGAACCACTGTGTGTGCAGCGATGCTTCTATTTTCCCCGAGACTATCAACTTTCTCGTGGGTTTTTGCTTTGAGGTTGGTAACAGAAGGATCCGATCCGAGTAGATGGCACAAATTGGCTCGGATAGCCTCCTTGTGAGGACTAACTTTTGGCCTTTGCAGAATCAAAGTGGCATCTAAGTTACCGATTTCATAACCTGCCTCGTGCATCAGTCGAACCTAGCAAGAACCAAAAATTCACAGGGATAGTTAGATTTGAAAACCACCAGCTTCCTCAAATTTACAGATACCATATAAACTAGTCAGGTTTTGCAAGTAAAACCTCATCAGAAATGTAACACTGAATCACTTGGTAAAGTCATTTTTTGATCCATGATAGCAAAACCTGACTAGTTTATATGGTATCTGTAATCAGAAATGTAACACTGAATCACTCTGTAAAGTCATTTCTTGATTCATGATAGCAAAAATACTGAGAGGCACTCGATTTTATGAAACGATCACATGAATAAATTTGAAAGTCACTAAATGCAAGGTGTTTTTTGCAAAAGATAAAATGGCAACTAACTAATAGATAACACTACTCTAAACAAATGGACATTAGTGTGATGTAGGTAGCATACTCTAAAAGCAATTAAGTTGTCAAAAGTTAATCTTTGTTTGCCCTGTAAACTCTACACAACCAAAACATTTGTGGTCTTTTATTCATCTGAAAAAGAAGAGCCAAAAGCATTTTGGTTTTGATCAGAAAACAAAAGCATTAATCTCCAAAAACACATGACCAAATATTGCCACTAATATAAGGATCAGAGGCACAGTACTCACAGCCTCCGCAACGAAAACAGAAGATGCTGCCCCTTTCCATTTGGGATCGGTGTCGGGAAAGATCTGCCCGATATCTGGAAGACCCAATGCCCCCAATATTGCATCAACAACACAATGTAGCAACACATCTCCTATATTATCAAGTGATAACTTTTGAAACAGAGTAGATCAAGCAATTAAATGTAGTATTTTCAAACTACACATAATTTCGGCCCAAAATATATACAAACCATCGGAGTGAGCTTCGCAGCCTCGATCGTGAGGAATATTGACACCGCCGATGATGAGAGGATACCCAGGCTCCAGGCGGTGGAGATCGAAGCCGTGGCCTACGCGAAAAGGTAAAACCTTCGCCGGAGCGGCGGCCGTGGTCCGCGGCTCGGCTTGGACGGAGCTGGAAGATGCAGCCACCGCAACCGGCGGCAACAGGGAGGATATAAGCGTTGAATTTTGACAGGGAAGCGTTTTCCGTGTAACACACGCTCCGGGAAATTGTTGCTTCGGGAAGGCTCTGCTGTACTGGAGCTGAGTGGTGCAATAGATTGAAGTGGCTATTGCCATTTTCTTCGATTCTTACCTTCGCCGCTTGTGCTTGTGTGGTTCGTGTTTACAATAAAATATTGGGGAAAAAAAATTGCATATTatctaaattaatatttttttatttatgattcgaataaaatatttgtctaGCAAAATTATTGttgtaatattattttataaatttcaataaaaaattaaacaataatgATAGATTGAACCTAACCTAGCTAAGTTTTGACACATGACAAGAATTACGTCTAGTTTATTTTACTTTGCAATTTAGGCTTCGTTTGGCATGTACTTAtaaaacgtttttataaaatatttttttaaaaaaaattaaaacgtttttaaagtttttttaaaaataaatatgtgtttgaacaactattctataaaaatattttaacatttaaaaGTCATATTTTTCATCTTTGTCTTCCATGGTTCCTTGCtaaaaacatcaaaaaataCCTTTCAAATGTTCTTCAAAAATTATACTTGaagaacactttttaaaaaatagttttcaaaaacattttaccaaacgtttatccaaacacatactttaagtttttttcacttataaaacactaaaaatatttttaaagtatatGTCCAAACGAAACCTTAGGCTCCATGTTCTTGAATTATTTGTAATTTTGTCTTAATAGTGATTGAGAAATTTTAGGAAACACTTCTCAACTTTTCCTTTAACAtatttagggagtgtttgcaatcactaaaaaaaagtgattgttagcttttggtttaaaaaatttgtgtgtttcttaaacctagattatgtgttagcttatgcttaacttaatagaaatccaaaagctagtcttgtggtgattatgattctccaaaagtgattctaataagaaggtcattgttaaaagcactctaatcacttatttatcaaacactacccaactttgaattttagattttcacatttgttttcaaacactaccaacttttatttttcttaacttttttataatctataaattatcACTTCTACAGaagcacaatctattgcaaacactcccttaataTGCCCAATATActtgtaaatattttttattaagtaCATTTTTATACacttgttaaaattttattttgtttttttaaaaaaagtcaaCTAAAGCATAAAAAGTCAAAATCAATCATCATAATTCGAAATGATTCCGCTTACTTAAGTCTCCTGTccacaaaataaaatttgggATTTCATAAATCTAAATGATCACCAAACATTTATTATATCATTAAATGACTAATCAACCTTTTTTCCTCTATATAATATAAGCATGCATTTGCTCCTCAAACTAAAAACATAATTACGTACACAATCACAATTAAGTTGAAGGgggcaaaaaaaaataaataaaggagATCGAAAGAGAAAAATGGCTTCCCCTTCAACTTTTCATTTCATGTTCCTTTTGATCATTTGTGTTTCCACCTTATCAATAATTGGAATTTCTCACGTGAGTAAACTAAACTTCAACGTCAcatttcaatatcaatattattattatttttttatttttattttttgatatcaATATTATTGATTGCTAATGATTTatatattcaatatttttttatgctcTTTGACGTGGTTAGGCTTATGGAGTTGAATCAACACACACACTTCCATTCTCCCCTATTGCTTCGGCAGCAAatggaggaatcacatgcccAGTCCCGCAAAATCGTGAGATTGTTACAAAATCTTGTTTGAATTAATATTCTTTAAAAAtgattttcatatcaaactttGTTCACATGTTTGAATTTCGATTTTTCTAGGATGCGGGAGTGAATGCGAACGTCGATGCTCGGCGACTTCACATAAGAAGCCATGCTTGTTTTTCTGCAACAAATGTTGCAACATATGCCTGTGTGTGCCGCCAGGAACTTATGGAAACAAAGAATGTTGCCCATGTTACAACAATTGGAAAACCAAAGAAGGTGGTCCAAAATGcccttgaagaagaagaagaagaagaagcacaagagaATGATTTTTTGTTCTcagaatttgattgattaataaCCATGATAAATTAAATGTAACAGGCTTAAGATTACATtttcaataataaataatttaccTCTGtcatctaaataatatattaaaaaaatgataagTTATTTATCCTATCTGTAATAGTTTAGTTGAAAACCATATTTTGTAaccaaacatttttttaattaaagttAATAAGCAAAATCCAACCATAATTAGGACCGGTTCGGTATGATATACCAACTTTACTGAATGATACcgcatatcgtaccgaaaacTTCGCTACTGAAAAAATAGATATCGTCATATCGATACTGTATCGATATTTCGGTACCGAAATACCGGTATGACATAAATTACATACCGTTTTTACCGAaaataccgtaccgaaattttagGTATATATGTCGATTTTAACGGTATGTACGTTATATTTCGATACGGTAAATGCGATATACCAACCCTAATCATAATGTGATGTCAAGGATTTCACAAAAGTTTCTCCATGCTTATAAGGTAAATTAaattaacacaaaaaattatatatacgcACACATCCCAtgcaaatgacattaattgtaagttattattattaaaataatcaattcaCCTAATGGTTGAGGCTGATGTCCAAAGATCAATTGTTCTTAGGTTGATTtcttagaaattttttttttttttgcaatttataTGCTCGAAATACGCAAATTTTGAGTTTGCGCTGAAGTATCATAATATAGATAATTACTTTGTATCTTTGATCACTCTCAAAATgtgtattttgatttttttatttttttaaataatgcaCATTTGGATTTGgcactgaaaaaaaaaacatattggaatttaatcccattaattaatttaaaagggtgtttttttaaatatcGGTCaactattttttcaaaaaaaaatgacCTACTATAATGAATTTTAAATACACTCGAAGAGTTTATTTTTCAAGGGGTCCCACGTCActaaagaaaaaataataataatggagTTTATGGTTTTTTCTGAAGAAAAAATTAGTCCATCATTAGCCGTTGATAACTGGTGGAAAGCCAAATCGTGACCGTAGGTATAATTCCACCATCAGATTGCAGTGTTTTAGGGTTTCTAGTAAACCCCTATGCTGCTTGCAAATCATCTCCCTCTCCCTCTCCCTCTCCCTCTCCTGATCCTTCAGTTGTTGCAGGAAAGGGATTTCAGAGAGGGAAGGAGAGATTGGGGATTATCTTGTCTTTAGATTGTCAAATCATGGCGACTCCGGAAGTTCCTCTCCGCTACGTCGGGGTTGATCGAAGCTCCGCCGCGTTCCGCCTGATGAAACAAATGGTATAATTTATTTTGCTGGAATTATTCTTTATATTTACCTTGTGTATACGTTATGCTACGGATATCATCTGCCATTATGCATCGGCTCGGTGCTGAAATTTGCGCCACCGAAAATCGGAATTTTTTTAGTTC carries:
- the LOC140873829 gene encoding 2-C-methyl-D-erythritol 2,4-cyclodiphosphate synthase, chloroplastic-like, whose amino-acid sequence is MAIATSIYCTTQLQYSRAFPKQQFPGACVTRKTLPCQNSTLISSLLPPVAVAASSSSVQAEPRTTAAAPAKVLPFRVGHGFDLHRLEPGYPLIIGGVNIPHDRGCEAHSDGDVLLHCVVDAILGALGLPDIGQIFPDTDPKWKGAASSVFVAEAVRLMHEAGYEIGNLDATLILQRPKVSPHKEAIRANLCHLLGSDPSVTNLKAKTHEKVDSLGENRSIAAHTVVLLMRK
- the LOC140873820 gene encoding gibberellin-regulated protein 5-like; translation: MASPSTFHFMFLLIICVSTLSIIGISHAYGVESTHTLPFSPIASAANGGITCPVPQNRCGSECERRCSATSHKKPCLFFCNKCCNICLCVPPGTYGNKECCPCYNNWKTKEGGPKCP